From a single Brassica napus cultivar Da-Ae chromosome C9, Da-Ae, whole genome shotgun sequence genomic region:
- the LOC106391194 gene encoding protein DETOXIFICATION 37 gives MNSESLENLHRPLIESSKSFIDYRLETVLTDRELPYLRRIYLAMMIEMKFLFHLAAPAIFVYVINNGMSILTRIFAGHVGSSQLAAASLGNSGFNMFTYGLLLGMGSAVETLCGQAHGAHRYEMLGVYLQRSTVVLIITCLPMSLLFIFSKPLLNTLGEPEQVASMASVFVYGMIPVIFAYAVNFPIQKFLQAQSIVTPSAYISAATLVIHLVLSWIAVYRLGFGLLALSLIHSLSWWIIVAAQIVYIKMSPKCRRTWEGFSWKAFEGLWDFFRLSAASAVMLCLESWYSQILVLLAGLLKNPELALDSLAICMSISAISFMVSVGFNAAASVRVSNELGAGNPRAAAFSTFVTTGVSLLLAVFEAVVVMSWRNVISYAFTDSPEVAEAVADLSPFLAITIVLNGVQPVLSGVAVGCGWQAFVAYVNIGCYYVVGIPIGFVLGFTYDMGAKGIWTGMIGGTLMQTIILVIVTFRTDWDKEVEKASSRLDQWEESREPLLKQ, from the exons atgaATTCAGAATCGTTAGAAAATCTCCACCGACCACTGATTGAATCATCGAAATCGTTCATCGACTACCGGCTCGAGACTGTCTTAACCGACCGAGAACTGCCGTACCTCCGCCGGATCTACCTGGCGATGATGATAGAGATGAAGTTCCTCTTCCACCTTGCCGCTCCGGCGATCTTCGTCTACGTCATCAACAACGGAATGTCCATCCTCACTCGTATCTTCGCCGGCCACGTAGGCAGCTCGCAGCTCGCCGCCGCTTCACTCGGAAACAGTGGTTTCAACATGTTCACTTATGGACTTCTG CTCGGTATGGGAAGTGCGGTGGAGACGTTATGTGGACAAGCGCATGGAGCTCATCGTTACGAGATGCTCGGCGTGTACCTCCAAAGATCAACGGTGGTTCTCATCATCACCTGTCTCCCCATGTCGctcctcttcatcttctccaagcCTCTCCTCAACACACTCGGCGAGCCAGAACAAGTCGCGTCAATGGCTTCCGTCTTCGTCTACGGCATGATCCCAGTGATATTCGCCTACGCAGTTAACTTCCCCATCCAGAAGTTCCTCCAAGCTCAGAGCATCGTCACGCCGAGCGCTTACATCTCCGCAGCTACTCTGGTCATCCACCTTGTCCTCTCATGGATCGCTGTGTATCGACTAGGGTTTGGTCTCTTGGCTTTGTCTTTGATCCATAGCTTGTCGTGGTGGATCATCGTCGCGGCTCAGATTGTTTACATCAAGATGAGTCCGAAATGTCGCCGGACGTGGGAAGGTTTTAGCTGGAAAGCTTTTGAAGGTCTTTGGGACTTTTTCCGGTTATCGGCGGCTTCAGCGGTGATGCTCTGCCTAGAGTCGTGGTACTCTCAGATTCTTGTTTTACTCGCCGGACTTCTCAAGAACCCTGAGCTTGCTTTGGATTCTTTAGCTATATG CATGTCAATTTCTGCAATCTCGTTCATGGTCTCCGTTGGATTCAACGCAGCTGCAAG TGTGAGAGTAAGCAATGAGTTAGGAGCTGGAAACCCAAGAGCGGCTGCGTTTTCAACGTTTGTAACGACAGGAGTATCATTATTGCTAGCGGTTTTTGAAGCCGTTGTGGTCATGTCGTGGCGAAATGTCATCAGCTATGCGTTTACTGATAGTCCTGAGGTGGCCGAGGCCGTTGCGGATTTATCTCCCTTTTTAGCCATCACCATTGTCCTCAATGGAGTTCAGCCTGTTTTGTCAG GTGTGGCTGTTGGGTGTGGATGGCAAGCATTTGTGGCGTACGTTAACATTGGTTGTTACTACGTTGTGGGAATTCCGATTGGGTTTGTACTTGGTTTCACCTATGACATGGGAGCAAAG GGAATATGGACAGGGATGATTGGTGGCACATTAATGCAAACCATAATCCTAGTGATTGTTACCTTTAGAACTGATTGGGATAAAgag gTGGAGAAAGCTTCGAGCCGACTGGACCAATGGGAAGAGAGCCGTGAGCCGCTTCTGAAGCAGTAA
- the LOC106393950 gene encoding uncharacterized protein LOC106393950 — MVLLPKAKHEWKNLRFMDYKSVDEYNSVLFKIVSMMRLCGEEVTEKELLDTTFSTFHSTNVLLQQHEMRPIGTAALPEANEAEKKDPKECNHVHDDKRSHGKGRSRYKGRGRDNYSYGWQGNHNNHGRDSTYGRGRGSNGCGRGGISKPSNSTKSACHRCRMSNHWAKNCRTPKHLCELYQESLKNKNLEAHMVHDTEYDADDDSDLEKDDLLDFETSDCLKD; from the exons atgGTGCTATTACCAAAGGCTAAACATGAGTGGAAGAATCTCAGATTCatggactataagtctgtggatgaaTACAATTCAGTATTGTTTAAGATAGTCTCAATgatgagactttgtggtgaggAAGTAACCGAGAAAGAGTTGCTTGATACAACATTCTCGACGTTCCATTCGACGAACGTGTTGCTGCAACAGca tgagatgagacccaTCGGAACAGCAGCATTACCAGAAGCCAATGAGGctgaaaagaaagatcccaaagaGTGCAACCACGTCCATGATGATAAGAGATCACACGGCAAAGGCCGTAGTAGATACAAAGGACGTGGCCGTGACAACTACTCATATGGCTGgcaaggaaaccacaataaccatggTCGTGATTCCACCTATGGTCGTGGCCGAGGCAGTAATGGTTGTGGTcgaggtggcatatccaaaccgtctAACTCGACCAAATCAGCTTGTCACAGATGCAGGATGAGtaaccattgggccaagaattgtAGAACCCCTAAACATCTATGTGAGCTCTATCAAGAGAGCCTTAAGAACAAGAACCTGGAAGCCCATATGGTTCATGATACCGAgtatgatgctgatgatgattcCGACCTTGAAAAGGACGACCTCTTGgattttgagacttctgattgtctcaaagaCTAA